From Alligator mississippiensis isolate rAllMis1 chromosome 9, rAllMis1, whole genome shotgun sequence, one genomic window encodes:
- the PTGIS gene encoding prostacyclin synthase isoform X1 has translation MSFALWPLLLGISLLLLLLVLRRCRRTRLPSDPPLDKGHIPWFGHAREFGKDPAKFLSKMKQKHGDIFTIRVAGKFITILLDPCSYDAVLWESNSKLDFGKYARILMERMFDVKLPNFEPSDEKAMLRLTLQNKNLSSLTKAMFFNLKTLLLSDQNQQWQEGGLFYLSYSTMLRAGYLTLYGNEEENYDDPSSQDKDRAHSSEVYNEFYKLDRLLMRAARSMLTTVEQKEVARIKKRLWKLLSVERLNCKANKSSWLESYKKHLEELGVDEDMQSRAMLLQLWVTQGNAGPAVFWLLLFLLNHPAAMAAVQGELEKVLGHRGQTMKQMHGISQEILDNTPIFDSVLKEALRLTAAPFITREVLEDASLRLADGREYSLRKGDRLCLFPYLSPQMDADIYEDPEKFKYDRFLNPDGTEKNDFYKRGTRLKHYNLPWGAGINTCIGKFHAINSIKQFVFLLLSCFDLELKHPGSGIPEFDKERYGFGILQPEGDIMVRYKLKAS, from the exons ATGTCTTTTGCTCTCTGGCCCCTGTTGCTGGGcatctccctcctgctgctgctgctggtgctgcggCGCTGTCGGAGGACGCG GCTACCGAGTGACCCTCCACTTGACAAAGGTCATATTCCTTGGTTTGGACATGCCAGAGAATTTGGAAAAGATCCTGCCAAGTTTCTgtctaaaatgaaacaaaagcatgGAGATATTTTCACA aTTCGGGTTGCTGGAAAATTCATCACCATCTTGTTGGACCCTTGCTCCTATGATGCAGTGCTGTGGGAATCAAACTCTAAGCTAGATTTTGGCAAATATGCCCGTATCTTAATGGAGCGAATGTTTGATGTCAAACTGCCAAATTTTGAACCTAGTGATGAAAAAGCCATGCTGAGATT GACTCTGCAGAACAAGAACCTTTCATCCCTCACAAAAGCAATGTTCTTCAACCTCAAGACTCTTCTGCTTTCTGACCAGAATCAGCAATGGCAAGAAGGAGGCTTGTTCTATCTGTCTTACAGCACAATGCTCAG AGCTGGATATCTGACACTGTATGGCAATGAAGAAGAAAACTATGATGATCCTTCTTCTCAAGATAAAGACCGAGCCCATTCTTCTGAAGTCTACAATGAATTCTATAAATTGGATCGGCTTTTGATGAGAGCAGCCCGCTCTATGCTAACCACAG TGGAACAGAAGGAAGTAGCCAGAATCAAGAAGCGTCTCTGGAAACTTCTGTCGGTAGAAAGACTGAAttgcaaagcaaataaaagctcttgGCTAGAGAGCTACAAGAAGCACCTAGAGGAGCTTGGAGTAGATGAGGATATGCAGTCCAGAGCCATGCTGCTGCAACTCTGGGTCACACAG GGGAATGCAGGCCCTGCGGTTTTCTGGCTTCTCCTATTTCTTCTAAACCAtcctgcagccatggcagcagttCAAGGTGAATTAGAAAAAGTACTTGGACACAGAGGACAAACAATGAAACAGATGCATGGCATTAGCCAAGAGATACTGGACAACACCCCTATTTTTG ACAGTGTATTGAAAGAAGCCCTGCGTTTGACAGCAGCCCCGTTTATCACCAGAGAAGTCCTTGAAGATGCATCTCTGAGATTGGCAGATGGCAGGGAGTACAGCCTGAGAAAGGGAGATAGGCTCTGCCTTTTTCCATATTTAAGCCCCCAGATGGATGCAGATATCTATGAAGACCCTGAG AAATTCAAATATGACAGATTCCTCAATCCAGATGGCACAGAGAAAAATGACTTCTATAAAAGAGGGACTAGACTCAAACATTACAACTTGCCATGGGGAGCAGGAATTAATACATGTATTGGGAAGTTCCATGCAATTAATAGCATCAAACA gtttgttttcctcctgttatcCTGTTTTGACTTGGAACTGAAACATCCCGGTTCAGGGATCCCAGAGTTTGACAAGGAAAGATATGGCTTTGGAATATTACAGCCAGAAGGTGATATCATGGTTCGATACAAGTTGAAAGCTTCGTGA
- the PTGIS gene encoding prostacyclin synthase isoform X2, whose protein sequence is MLPSDPPLDKGHIPWFGHAREFGKDPAKFLSKMKQKHGDIFTIRVAGKFITILLDPCSYDAVLWESNSKLDFGKYARILMERMFDVKLPNFEPSDEKAMLRLTLQNKNLSSLTKAMFFNLKTLLLSDQNQQWQEGGLFYLSYSTMLRAGYLTLYGNEEENYDDPSSQDKDRAHSSEVYNEFYKLDRLLMRAARSMLTTVEQKEVARIKKRLWKLLSVERLNCKANKSSWLESYKKHLEELGVDEDMQSRAMLLQLWVTQGNAGPAVFWLLLFLLNHPAAMAAVQGELEKVLGHRGQTMKQMHGISQEILDNTPIFDSVLKEALRLTAAPFITREVLEDASLRLADGREYSLRKGDRLCLFPYLSPQMDADIYEDPEKFKYDRFLNPDGTEKNDFYKRGTRLKHYNLPWGAGINTCIGKFHAINSIKQFVFLLLSCFDLELKHPGSGIPEFDKERYGFGILQPEGDIMVRYKLKAS, encoded by the exons GCTACCGAGTGACCCTCCACTTGACAAAGGTCATATTCCTTGGTTTGGACATGCCAGAGAATTTGGAAAAGATCCTGCCAAGTTTCTgtctaaaatgaaacaaaagcatgGAGATATTTTCACA aTTCGGGTTGCTGGAAAATTCATCACCATCTTGTTGGACCCTTGCTCCTATGATGCAGTGCTGTGGGAATCAAACTCTAAGCTAGATTTTGGCAAATATGCCCGTATCTTAATGGAGCGAATGTTTGATGTCAAACTGCCAAATTTTGAACCTAGTGATGAAAAAGCCATGCTGAGATT GACTCTGCAGAACAAGAACCTTTCATCCCTCACAAAAGCAATGTTCTTCAACCTCAAGACTCTTCTGCTTTCTGACCAGAATCAGCAATGGCAAGAAGGAGGCTTGTTCTATCTGTCTTACAGCACAATGCTCAG AGCTGGATATCTGACACTGTATGGCAATGAAGAAGAAAACTATGATGATCCTTCTTCTCAAGATAAAGACCGAGCCCATTCTTCTGAAGTCTACAATGAATTCTATAAATTGGATCGGCTTTTGATGAGAGCAGCCCGCTCTATGCTAACCACAG TGGAACAGAAGGAAGTAGCCAGAATCAAGAAGCGTCTCTGGAAACTTCTGTCGGTAGAAAGACTGAAttgcaaagcaaataaaagctcttgGCTAGAGAGCTACAAGAAGCACCTAGAGGAGCTTGGAGTAGATGAGGATATGCAGTCCAGAGCCATGCTGCTGCAACTCTGGGTCACACAG GGGAATGCAGGCCCTGCGGTTTTCTGGCTTCTCCTATTTCTTCTAAACCAtcctgcagccatggcagcagttCAAGGTGAATTAGAAAAAGTACTTGGACACAGAGGACAAACAATGAAACAGATGCATGGCATTAGCCAAGAGATACTGGACAACACCCCTATTTTTG ACAGTGTATTGAAAGAAGCCCTGCGTTTGACAGCAGCCCCGTTTATCACCAGAGAAGTCCTTGAAGATGCATCTCTGAGATTGGCAGATGGCAGGGAGTACAGCCTGAGAAAGGGAGATAGGCTCTGCCTTTTTCCATATTTAAGCCCCCAGATGGATGCAGATATCTATGAAGACCCTGAG AAATTCAAATATGACAGATTCCTCAATCCAGATGGCACAGAGAAAAATGACTTCTATAAAAGAGGGACTAGACTCAAACATTACAACTTGCCATGGGGAGCAGGAATTAATACATGTATTGGGAAGTTCCATGCAATTAATAGCATCAAACA gtttgttttcctcctgttatcCTGTTTTGACTTGGAACTGAAACATCCCGGTTCAGGGATCCCAGAGTTTGACAAGGAAAGATATGGCTTTGGAATATTACAGCCAGAAGGTGATATCATGGTTCGATACAAGTTGAAAGCTTCGTGA
- the PTGIS gene encoding prostacyclin synthase isoform X3 — translation MKQKHGDIFTIRVAGKFITILLDPCSYDAVLWESNSKLDFGKYARILMERMFDVKLPNFEPSDEKAMLRLTLQNKNLSSLTKAMFFNLKTLLLSDQNQQWQEGGLFYLSYSTMLRAGYLTLYGNEEENYDDPSSQDKDRAHSSEVYNEFYKLDRLLMRAARSMLTTVEQKEVARIKKRLWKLLSVERLNCKANKSSWLESYKKHLEELGVDEDMQSRAMLLQLWVTQGNAGPAVFWLLLFLLNHPAAMAAVQGELEKVLGHRGQTMKQMHGISQEILDNTPIFDSVLKEALRLTAAPFITREVLEDASLRLADGREYSLRKGDRLCLFPYLSPQMDADIYEDPEKFKYDRFLNPDGTEKNDFYKRGTRLKHYNLPWGAGINTCIGKFHAINSIKQFVFLLLSCFDLELKHPGSGIPEFDKERYGFGILQPEGDIMVRYKLKAS, via the exons atgaaacaaaagcatgGAGATATTTTCACA aTTCGGGTTGCTGGAAAATTCATCACCATCTTGTTGGACCCTTGCTCCTATGATGCAGTGCTGTGGGAATCAAACTCTAAGCTAGATTTTGGCAAATATGCCCGTATCTTAATGGAGCGAATGTTTGATGTCAAACTGCCAAATTTTGAACCTAGTGATGAAAAAGCCATGCTGAGATT GACTCTGCAGAACAAGAACCTTTCATCCCTCACAAAAGCAATGTTCTTCAACCTCAAGACTCTTCTGCTTTCTGACCAGAATCAGCAATGGCAAGAAGGAGGCTTGTTCTATCTGTCTTACAGCACAATGCTCAG AGCTGGATATCTGACACTGTATGGCAATGAAGAAGAAAACTATGATGATCCTTCTTCTCAAGATAAAGACCGAGCCCATTCTTCTGAAGTCTACAATGAATTCTATAAATTGGATCGGCTTTTGATGAGAGCAGCCCGCTCTATGCTAACCACAG TGGAACAGAAGGAAGTAGCCAGAATCAAGAAGCGTCTCTGGAAACTTCTGTCGGTAGAAAGACTGAAttgcaaagcaaataaaagctcttgGCTAGAGAGCTACAAGAAGCACCTAGAGGAGCTTGGAGTAGATGAGGATATGCAGTCCAGAGCCATGCTGCTGCAACTCTGGGTCACACAG GGGAATGCAGGCCCTGCGGTTTTCTGGCTTCTCCTATTTCTTCTAAACCAtcctgcagccatggcagcagttCAAGGTGAATTAGAAAAAGTACTTGGACACAGAGGACAAACAATGAAACAGATGCATGGCATTAGCCAAGAGATACTGGACAACACCCCTATTTTTG ACAGTGTATTGAAAGAAGCCCTGCGTTTGACAGCAGCCCCGTTTATCACCAGAGAAGTCCTTGAAGATGCATCTCTGAGATTGGCAGATGGCAGGGAGTACAGCCTGAGAAAGGGAGATAGGCTCTGCCTTTTTCCATATTTAAGCCCCCAGATGGATGCAGATATCTATGAAGACCCTGAG AAATTCAAATATGACAGATTCCTCAATCCAGATGGCACAGAGAAAAATGACTTCTATAAAAGAGGGACTAGACTCAAACATTACAACTTGCCATGGGGAGCAGGAATTAATACATGTATTGGGAAGTTCCATGCAATTAATAGCATCAAACA gtttgttttcctcctgttatcCTGTTTTGACTTGGAACTGAAACATCCCGGTTCAGGGATCCCAGAGTTTGACAAGGAAAGATATGGCTTTGGAATATTACAGCCAGAAGGTGATATCATGGTTCGATACAAGTTGAAAGCTTCGTGA